One window of the Benincasa hispida cultivar B227 chromosome 3, ASM972705v1, whole genome shotgun sequence genome contains the following:
- the LOC120073962 gene encoding aspartyl protease family protein 1-like, whose protein sequence is MAWTFTSGAQMLLVLSIFLLAGGLRSGDASSFKFSIHHRFSDSVKGILHSEGLPEKHTPGYYATMVHRDRFVRGRRLADDTQLTFAYGNDTFFIPELGFLYYANVSVGTPSLDFFVALDTGSDLFWLPCECRSCFTYLNTSDGGQFMLNHYSPSDSTTSSTVPCSSSLCELSNQCTSNQNTCPYEINYLSANTSSVGYLVEDVLHLATDDSLLKPVEAKITFGCGKVQTGIFARSAAPNGLIGLGMEKISVPSFLADQGLTSDSFSMCFGLDNYGRIDFGDTGPAGQKETPFNSMLHFQSYNVSFNQIIVGDKTNNVPFTAIFDSGTSFTYLTEPAYSTISEQMDAGMDLKRFTFDSSFPFEYCYELPSNSKDVQRPLLNFTMKGGDDFVPLDLFIVVPIDDSGSSRAACLAILKSTDIDLIGQNFMTGYRIIFNREKMVLGWSLSDCYDNGDGTPSGDTPPSDSPPSDSPPADSPPTDDSPPADSPPTDDSPPSEHSPPSEDSPPSEDSPPSEDSPPAPSTPGGRTGLPNFGDATRLNPLASVFVAVLAILAVV, encoded by the exons ATGGCCTGGACGTTCACTTCCGGCGCTCAAATGTTACTGGTTCTTTCTATTTTCCTTCTCGCCGGCGGCCTGAGAAGCGGTGACGCATCTTCGTTTAAGTTCAGCATCCACCATCGTTTTTCGGATTCGGTTAAGGGGATTCTTCACTCTGAAGGTTTACCGGAGAAACACACCCCTGGATATTATGCGACTATGGTCCACCGTGATCGATTTGTTCGTGGTCGGCGATTGGCTGATGATACGCAGCTGACGTTCGCTTATGGCAACGATACCTTCTTCATCCCCGAGTTGGGATT TTTGTACTACGCTAATGTTTCGGTCGGAACGCCGTCGTTAGATTTCTTTGTTGCGTTGGACACGGGAAGCGATTTGTTCTGGTTACCATGTGAATGCCGCagttgttttacttatttgaacACATCGGATGGGGGACAG TTTATGCTGAATCATTATAGTCCAAGTGATTCAACAACGAGCTCAACTGTTCCCTGCAGCAGCTCTTTGTGCGAGCTTTCAAACCAATGCACTTCAAACCAAAATACATGTCCTTATGAAATTAATTACCTATCCGCTAATACCTCGTCGGTTGGGTACTTGGTAGAGGACGTATTGCACTTAGCCACTGATGATTCACTACTCAAACCCGTTGAGGCTAAGATTACTTTTGG GTGCGGCAAGGTCCAGACAGGTATATTTGCAAGAAGTGCAGCACCCAATGGTCTTATTGGGCTTGGCATGGAAAAGATATCAGTTCCAAGCTTCTTAGCAGACCAAGGGCTTACCTCAGATTCATTCTCCATGTGTTTCGGACTTGATAATTATGGGAGAATCGATTTTGGGGACACAGGCCCAGCAGGCCAAAAAGAAACACCCTTCAATTCCATGCTCCACTT TCAATCCTACAATGTTTCCTTCAATCAGATAATTGTGGGAGACAAAACCAACAATGTTCCATTTACTGCAATTTTCGACTCTGGTACCTCGTTTACGTACCTAACTGAACCAGCTTACTCTACTATTTCTGAGCAA ATGGATGCAGGGATGGACTTAAAGCGCTTTACATTTGATTCTAGTTTCCCATTTGAGTACTGCTACGAACTTCC ttcaaattcaaaagacGTTCAACGTCCGTTGCTGAATTTTACAATGAAGGGTGGAGATGATTTTGTCCCCTTAGATCTGTTTATTGTTGTTCCTATTGAT GATTCAGGTAGTAGTCGTGCTGCTTGTCTGGCCATTCTCAAAAGCACTGATATTGATCTAATTGGAC AAAACTTCATGACTGGTTATCGTATTATCTTCAATCGTGAGAAGATGGTGTTGGGCTGGAGTCTTTCAGATT GTTACGACAATGGTGACGGCACTCCCTCCGGTGATACCCCTCCATCGGACTCTCCTCCCTCTGACTCTCCTCCGGCTGATTCCCCTCCAACCGACGACTCTCCTCCGGCTGATTCCCCTCCAACCGACGATTCTCCCCCATCCGAACACTCTCCCCCCTCCGAAGACTCTCCTCCGTCAGAAGACTCTCCCCCGTCCGAAGACTCTCCTCCGGCACCGTCTACCCCAGGAGGAAGGACTGGTTTGCCGAATTTTGGCGATGCAACGCGGTTGAACCCATTGGCCTCTGTATTTGTTGCTGTTCTTGCAATTTTGGCCGttgtttga